From the genome of Mycetocola spongiae, one region includes:
- a CDS encoding argininosuccinate synthase has translation MAERVVLAYSGGLDTSVGIGWLKDATGKEVVALAIDVGQDGEDMDVVRQRALDCGAVESVVVDAKDEFANDYLMPALKANAKYQKQYPLVSALSRPLIAKYLAQTAQELGANSVAHGCTGKGNDQVRFEAAVTAIAPELTSIAPVRDLALTRDKAIVYAAEHNLPIEQSKKSPYSVDQNVWGRAVETGFLEDPWNAPIEDIYTYTKNPAEAGAPTEVIITFNQGIPVAIDGESVTPLQAVEIMNRLAGDQGVGRLDMVEDRLVGIKSREVYEAPGAIALIAAHEALEDLTVERDLARYKRGIEAKWSELVYDGLWFSGLKRALDVFIDESQKYVSGDVRLKLHAGTAVVTGRQSKQSLYDFELATYDTGDTFDQSLAKGFIDLWSLPSKIAARRDLAN, from the coding sequence ATGGCTGAACGCGTTGTACTCGCATACTCGGGCGGGCTCGACACCTCGGTAGGTATCGGCTGGCTCAAGGATGCCACCGGTAAAGAGGTTGTAGCACTCGCCATCGACGTCGGACAGGACGGCGAGGACATGGACGTGGTCCGTCAGCGCGCCCTGGACTGTGGCGCCGTGGAGTCCGTAGTGGTGGACGCCAAGGACGAATTCGCCAATGACTATCTGATGCCCGCGCTGAAGGCAAACGCGAAGTATCAGAAGCAGTATCCGCTGGTCTCGGCCCTGAGCCGCCCGCTGATCGCCAAATACCTCGCGCAGACCGCCCAGGAGCTGGGTGCCAACTCGGTGGCCCACGGTTGCACCGGTAAGGGCAACGACCAGGTGCGCTTCGAGGCCGCGGTCACCGCGATCGCCCCCGAGCTCACGAGCATCGCGCCCGTGCGTGACCTCGCGCTCACCCGCGATAAGGCCATCGTCTATGCGGCCGAGCACAACCTGCCCATCGAGCAGTCCAAGAAGAGCCCCTATTCGGTGGACCAGAACGTCTGGGGCCGCGCGGTCGAGACCGGTTTCCTGGAGGACCCGTGGAACGCCCCGATCGAGGACATCTACACCTATACCAAAAACCCCGCCGAGGCCGGTGCACCCACCGAGGTCATCATCACCTTTAACCAGGGCATCCCGGTGGCCATCGACGGCGAGAGCGTCACGCCGCTGCAGGCCGTGGAGATCATGAACCGTCTCGCGGGCGACCAGGGTGTGGGTCGCCTGGACATGGTTGAGGACCGCCTGGTGGGCATCAAGAGCCGCGAGGTTTATGAGGCCCCCGGCGCGATCGCCCTGATCGCCGCACACGAGGCCCTCGAGGACCTCACCGTGGAGCGCGACCTGGCCCGCTATAAGCGCGGCATCGAGGCCAAGTGGTCCGAGCTGGTATACGACGGCCTGTGGTTCTCGGGTCTGAAGCGTGCCCTGGACGTATTCATCGACGAGAGCCAGAAGTATGTCTCGGGCGATGTGCGCCTGAAGCTGCACGCCGGTACCGCCGTGGTCACCGGACGCCAGTCCAAGCAGAGCCTGTACGACTTTGAGCTGGCCACCTACGACACCGGCGATACCTTCGACCAGTCGCTGGCCAAGGGCTTCATCGACCTGTGGTCGCTGCCGAGCAAGATCGCCGCTCGTCGGGATCTCGCAAACTAG